The Humulus lupulus chromosome 4, drHumLupu1.1, whole genome shotgun sequence genome has a window encoding:
- the LOC133830537 gene encoding glutathione S-transferase U9-like isoform X2 — MAEEHRVTLHGMWASSFCKRVEVALKIKGIPYKHVEEDLMNKSPLLLQYNPVYKKVPVLVHHGRPLSESLVILEYIEETWRNGPMLLPEDPFKRAQVRFWVNFFQQVLFENNIFYATITDGEEQEKNIKELHEKLRLLEDGMNDYYVSNGKTPNERGNLGVLDILVWSTFAPHIVYEEVIGTKIVDPEKYPLIFSWIAALDKVPVLKELGYPHEKLLALLLSVRNTMLKTS; from the exons ATGGCAGAGGAACACAGAGTGACACTTCATGGTATGTGGGCTAGTTCTTTCTGTAAGAGAGTAGAAGTAGCCCTTAAAATTAAGGGTATACCTTATAAACATGTGGAAGAAGATCTAATGAACAAAAGTCCATTACTTCTTCAATACAATCCTGTTTATAAGAAGGTTCCAGTACTTGTTCACCATGGAAGACCTCTTTCAGAATCACTTGTCATCCTCGAATACATTGAAGAAACCTGGAGAAATGGTCCTATGCTTCTGCCTGAGGATCCCTTTAAAAGGGCCCAAGTTCGCTTTTGGGTGAACTTTTTTCAGCAAGTG CTGTTTGAGAACAACATTTTCTACGCAACCATAACTGATGgagaagaacaagagaaaaatatCAAGGAACTGCATGAAAAATTGAGACTGCTTGAAGATGGAATGAATGATTATTATGTCTCAAATGGGAAAACTCCAAATGAGAGAGGAAATCTTGGAGTCCTAGACATTCTAGTGTGGTCAACCTTTGCACCTCACATAGTTTATGAAGAAGTTATTGGGACAAAGATTGTAGACCCAGAAAAGTATCCACTTATATTCTCCTGGATTGCTGCTCTAGACAAGGTACCAGTGTTGAAAGAGTTAGGCTATCCTCATGAAAAGCTATTGGCACTTCTTCTTAGTGTCAGAAACACCATGTTGAAAACTAGTTAG
- the LOC133830537 gene encoding glutathione S-transferase U9-like isoform X1 produces MAEEHRVTLHGMWASSFCKRVEVALKIKGIPYKHVEEDLMNKSPLLLQYNPVYKKVPVLVHHGRPLSESLVILEYIEETWRNGPMLLPEDPFKRAQVRFWVNFFQQVKFSQVQLFENNIFYATITDGEEQEKNIKELHEKLRLLEDGMNDYYVSNGKTPNERGNLGVLDILVWSTFAPHIVYEEVIGTKIVDPEKYPLIFSWIAALDKVPVLKELGYPHEKLLALLLSVRNTMLKTS; encoded by the exons ATGGCAGAGGAACACAGAGTGACACTTCATGGTATGTGGGCTAGTTCTTTCTGTAAGAGAGTAGAAGTAGCCCTTAAAATTAAGGGTATACCTTATAAACATGTGGAAGAAGATCTAATGAACAAAAGTCCATTACTTCTTCAATACAATCCTGTTTATAAGAAGGTTCCAGTACTTGTTCACCATGGAAGACCTCTTTCAGAATCACTTGTCATCCTCGAATACATTGAAGAAACCTGGAGAAATGGTCCTATGCTTCTGCCTGAGGATCCCTTTAAAAGGGCCCAAGTTCGCTTTTGGGTGAACTTTTTTCAGCAAGTG AAATTTTCCCAAGTGCAGCTGTTTGAGAACAACATTTTCTACGCAACCATAACTGATGgagaagaacaagagaaaaatatCAAGGAACTGCATGAAAAATTGAGACTGCTTGAAGATGGAATGAATGATTATTATGTCTCAAATGGGAAAACTCCAAATGAGAGAGGAAATCTTGGAGTCCTAGACATTCTAGTGTGGTCAACCTTTGCACCTCACATAGTTTATGAAGAAGTTATTGGGACAAAGATTGTAGACCCAGAAAAGTATCCACTTATATTCTCCTGGATTGCTGCTCTAGACAAGGTACCAGTGTTGAAAGAGTTAGGCTATCCTCATGAAAAGCTATTGGCACTTCTTCTTAGTGTCAGAAACACCATGTTGAAAACTAGTTAG
- the LOC133830535 gene encoding glutathione S-transferase U9-like isoform X2, whose translation MAEEHKVKLHGAWTSPYTKRVELALKLKGILFEYVVEDLVNQSPLLLKYNPVHKKVPVLVHNGKSISESSVILEYIDETWPNALRFLPKDPYKRAKVRFWAGFFQQHLYETMFLILKTDGETQEKAIKELSEKFGMLEEGMKDLFPDGTPFDDRSMGLLDILLCSTFGAYKAQEEVLGLKECCFPIYVSSCVVLFLGDKTSILVGLCSH comes from the exons ATGGCTGAGGAACACAAGGTGAAGCTGCATGGTGCTTGGACTAGCCCTTATACTAAGAGGGTGGAACTAGCCCTCAAACTTAAGGGCATACTCTTTGAATATGTGGTAGAAGACTTGGTGAACCAAAGTCCATTGCTTCTCAAATACAACCCTGTCCACAAGAAAGTTCCTGTCCTTGTTCACAATGGAAAATCTATTTCAGAGTCGTCTGTCATCCTTGAGTACATTGATGAAACATGGCCAAATGCTCTTAGATTTCTGCCTAAGGATCCCTATAAAAGGGCCAAAGTTCGATTCTGGGCAGGCTTTTTTCAGCAACACCTGTATGAGACCATGTTCTTGATTCTCAAAACTGATGGAGAAACACAGGAGAAAGCCATCAAAGaactctctgaaaaatttggAATGCTTGAAGAAGGAATGAAGGACTTGTTTCCAGATGGAACTCCTTTTGATGACAGAAGTATGGGACTCCTAGACATTTTACTATGTTCAACTTTTGGTGCTTATAAAGCTCAGGAAGAAGTCCTTGGCCTAAAG GAATGTTGTTTTCCAATTTATGTTTCATCTTGTGTGGTACTTTTTTTGGGTGACAAAACAAGCATATTAGTTGGCCTATGCTCTCATTAG
- the LOC133830535 gene encoding glutathione S-transferase U9-like isoform X1 — MAEEHKVKLHGAWTSPYTKRVELALKLKGILFEYVVEDLVNQSPLLLKYNPVHKKVPVLVHNGKSISESSVILEYIDETWPNALRFLPKDPYKRAKVRFWAGFFQQHLYETMFLILKTDGETQEKAIKELSEKFGMLEEGMKDLFPDGTPFDDRSMGLLDILLCSTFGAYKAQEEVLGLKVIDPNKNPLIFSWLNALIEVPVVKESCPPYEKECCFPIYVSSCVVLFLGDKTSILVGLCSH; from the exons ATGGCTGAGGAACACAAGGTGAAGCTGCATGGTGCTTGGACTAGCCCTTATACTAAGAGGGTGGAACTAGCCCTCAAACTTAAGGGCATACTCTTTGAATATGTGGTAGAAGACTTGGTGAACCAAAGTCCATTGCTTCTCAAATACAACCCTGTCCACAAGAAAGTTCCTGTCCTTGTTCACAATGGAAAATCTATTTCAGAGTCGTCTGTCATCCTTGAGTACATTGATGAAACATGGCCAAATGCTCTTAGATTTCTGCCTAAGGATCCCTATAAAAGGGCCAAAGTTCGATTCTGGGCAGGCTTTTTTCAGCAACACCTGTATGAGACCATGTTCTTGATTCTCAAAACTGATGGAGAAACACAGGAGAAAGCCATCAAAGaactctctgaaaaatttggAATGCTTGAAGAAGGAATGAAGGACTTGTTTCCAGATGGAACTCCTTTTGATGACAGAAGTATGGGACTCCTAGACATTTTACTATGTTCAACTTTTGGTGCTTATAAAGCTCAGGAAGAAGTCCTTGGCCTAAAGGTAATTGATCCAAATAAAAACCCACTAATATTTTCTTGGTTAAATGCTCTGATTGAAGTGCCAGTGGTGAAAGAGTCATGCCCTCCTTATGAAAAG GAATGTTGTTTTCCAATTTATGTTTCATCTTGTGTGGTACTTTTTTTGGGTGACAAAACAAGCATATTAGTTGGCCTATGCTCTCATTAG